A part of Escherichia marmotae genomic DNA contains:
- the tusD gene encoding sulfurtransferase complex subunit TusD — MRFAIVVTGPAYGTQQASSAFQFAQALIAEGHELSSVFFYREGVYNANQLTSPASDEFDLVRGWQQLNTQHGVMLNICVAAALRRGIVDETEAGRLGLASANLQPGFTLSGLGALAEASLTCDRVVQF; from the coding sequence ATGCGTTTTGCCATCGTGGTAACCGGGCCAGCATACGGTACGCAACAGGCGAGTAGTGCTTTTCAGTTTGCGCAGGCGCTGATAGCCGAAGGTCATGAGCTGAGTAGCGTCTTTTTCTACCGGGAAGGTGTCTACAACGCCAACCAGTTGACCTCTCCCGCGAGTGATGAATTTGACCTTGTGCGCGGCTGGCAGCAATTGAATACACAACACGGCGTGATGCTGAATATCTGTGTGGCGGCAGCATTACGTCGCGGTATTGTCGATGAAACCGAGGCTGGAAGATTAGGTCTGGCATCAGCTAATCTCCAGCCGGGCTTTACCTTAAGTGGCCTTGGCGCTCTGGCGGAAGCCTCGCTGACCTGCGACAGGGTAGTACAGTTCTGA